A single genomic interval of Methylocystis sp. IM3 harbors:
- a CDS encoding phosphorylase family protein, with translation MTAPAEEAAAAIRSLGASGPIENALILGSAFYGISEIGDRVAAIPYARLPGFPVCEGVEDGELIVSLVDGAPTAILKGCTTFYETGDPSLMATPIETLSILGTHSVLCAGLARSAHSHLPVSSIVAVTDHINFTGLNPLIGAAAGGKAMIDMSEAYDRRQLRRMKMAAAAAGVSLLEGVFMWFSGPSFETPSEMKVARQFGADLVGWTIAPEAILARRYGLAYAAVAVLTEPPPACVGNGPPAAGVVAAKRLARAFLRMRG, from the coding sequence ATGACAGCGCCCGCCGAGGAGGCAGCCGCCGCGATCCGCTCGCTCGGCGCCTCCGGCCCCATCGAAAACGCGCTGATCCTCGGCAGCGCCTTTTACGGCATAAGCGAGATCGGCGATCGCGTCGCAGCGATCCCCTATGCGCGCCTCCCCGGCTTTCCGGTCTGCGAAGGCGTCGAAGACGGGGAGCTGATCGTCTCGCTCGTCGATGGCGCGCCGACGGCGATCCTGAAGGGCTGCACGACTTTTTATGAGACCGGCGACCCCAGCCTCATGGCGACGCCTATCGAGACTCTGTCTATTCTCGGGACGCATAGCGTGCTCTGCGCGGGACTCGCGCGCTCGGCGCATAGCCATCTCCCCGTAAGCAGCATCGTGGCCGTGACCGACCATATCAATTTCACCGGCCTCAACCCGTTGATTGGCGCGGCCGCCGGCGGCAAGGCGATGATCGACATGAGCGAGGCCTACGACCGGCGGCAGCTTCGCCGCATGAAGATGGCCGCCGCCGCCGCCGGCGTCTCGCTTCTGGAAGGCGTCTTCATGTGGTTTTCCGGACCGAGCTTCGAAACACCGTCAGAAATGAAAGTCGCGCGGCAGTTCGGGGCCGATCTCGTCGGCTGGACAATCGCGCCGGAGGCTATTCTCGCGCGCCGCTACGGCCTTGCCTATGCGGCAGTCGCAGTTCTCACCGAGCCGCCGCCCGCCTGTGTCGGCAATGGTCCGCCCGCGGCCGGCGTCGTTGCGGCGAAGCGACTCGCGCGCGCCTTTCTCAGGATGCGTGGCTGA
- a CDS encoding MaoC/PaaZ C-terminal domain-containing protein, giving the protein MSKTIYFEDLHVGMRFVSEPEEIGETEIIAFARENDPQYFHTDPQAARDSMFGGLIASGWQTAASTVRHLLYRCGVTFAGGAVGVDTRISWKRPVRPGDRLHIEGEITHLRVSRSLPDRGLVSFEGRTCDSAGRVVQIMEATMLVWRDPRRAGSPEAVSHAS; this is encoded by the coding sequence ATGAGCAAGACCATCTATTTCGAGGATCTCCACGTGGGGATGCGTTTCGTCTCCGAGCCCGAGGAGATCGGCGAGACGGAAATCATCGCCTTCGCGCGCGAGAACGATCCGCAATATTTTCACACCGATCCGCAGGCCGCGCGCGACAGCATGTTCGGCGGGCTCATCGCGAGCGGCTGGCAAACGGCGGCGTCGACCGTGCGTCACCTGCTTTACCGCTGCGGGGTGACATTCGCGGGCGGCGCCGTCGGCGTGGATACGCGCATTTCGTGGAAGCGGCCCGTGCGGCCTGGAGACCGTCTGCACATCGAGGGCGAGATCACGCATCTGCGCGTGTCGCGCTCGCTGCCCGATCGCGGCCTCGTGTCGTTCGAGGGCCGCACCTGCGACTCCGCCGGGCGGGTGGTGCAGATCATGGAAGCGACGATGCTGGTCTGGCGTGATCCTCGTCGCGCCGGGTCGCCCGAGGCCGTCAGCCACGCATCCTGA
- a CDS encoding C40 family peptidase — translation MTDVFDRRLTPARADLAAAYLKGRVAADRYVEGVVMEVKEGVVDMRREPRPDSPIDTQALYGERVTVYDEEEGWAWAQLAGDGYVGWIAANALWSEVSAPTHRVCVPRTFVYPAASIKQPPLLALPLAAEVSIVEERDSFLVTRDRGFVWRTHLAPLDAPADDFVAVAEGLIGAPYLWGGKSSIGVDCSGLVQIALAAAGQNAPRDSDMQEAQLGAPIALGAPLMRGDLVFWKGHVGVMRDEATLLHANGTHMLVSSEPLERVRARNLEVGAGDITGVRRLSR, via the coding sequence ATGACGGATGTTTTCGACCGGCGCCTGACCCCCGCCCGCGCCGACCTGGCCGCCGCCTATCTGAAGGGCCGCGTCGCCGCCGACCGCTATGTCGAAGGCGTCGTTATGGAGGTGAAGGAGGGCGTCGTGGACATGCGGCGCGAGCCGCGGCCGGACTCGCCCATCGACACGCAGGCGCTTTATGGGGAGCGCGTGACCGTCTATGACGAGGAGGAGGGCTGGGCCTGGGCCCAGCTTGCGGGCGACGGCTATGTCGGCTGGATCGCCGCCAACGCTTTATGGAGCGAAGTGAGCGCGCCGACGCATCGCGTCTGCGTGCCGCGCACTTTCGTCTATCCTGCCGCCAGCATCAAACAGCCGCCGCTGTTGGCGCTGCCGCTCGCCGCCGAAGTCTCGATCGTCGAGGAGCGCGACTCGTTCCTCGTGACGCGCGACAGGGGCTTTGTCTGGCGCACGCATCTCGCGCCGCTCGACGCCCCGGCCGACGATTTCGTCGCGGTCGCGGAAGGGCTGATCGGCGCGCCCTATCTCTGGGGCGGCAAGTCCTCGATCGGCGTCGATTGCTCGGGGCTCGTGCAGATCGCGCTCGCCGCCGCGGGCCAGAACGCGCCGCGCGACAGCGACATGCAGGAGGCGCAGCTCGGCGCGCCCATTGCGCTCGGCGCGCCCTTGATGCGCGGCGATCTCGTCTTCTGGAAAGGTCACGTCGGCGTCATGCGCGATGAGGCGACGCTCCTTCACGCCAATGGAACCCATATGCTCGTGTCGAGCGAGCCGCTCGAGCGGGTGCGCGCGCGCAATCTCGAGGTCGGCGCCGGCGACATCACCGGCGTTCGGCGACTGTCCCGGTAA
- a CDS encoding leucyl aminopeptidase family protein: MTTKLEDWSADAIPVDFVDKARWPEVSVGLPAAVLAMAEAARFDGKPGSLLLAPAFDGAAARAFFGVEDAEAKKRDAFLAGKLAAALPPGLYRLGEGVADPEQAALAFLLASYAFTRYVTPKGDAPRLCAPEGVDRARVERIAAAAALGRDLVNTPANDMGPEALAEAALTLAAKHGAQARAIVGDALLAENFPLIHAVGRAAAQAPRLVEFTHGPEDGLKVTLVGKGVCFDSGGLDIKPSSAMALMKKDMGGAATALALAAMLMDAAIPVRLRVLLPIVENSISSNAFRTSDIYRSRKGLTVEIGNTDAEGRLILADALAYASEDQPDLLFDFATLTGAARVALGPELPPFYTGDDALAEAISAHGRATNDPVWRMPLWENYDSGLDGKISDVVSVTSGGFSGSIVAALFLRRFVADPARWAHFDVYCWNPSTKPGRPEGGEVQSARLLYDLIEKRAKERATA, translated from the coding sequence ATGACGACGAAGCTCGAGGACTGGTCCGCCGACGCGATTCCAGTCGATTTCGTGGACAAGGCCCGCTGGCCGGAGGTGAGTGTCGGACTGCCGGCGGCCGTTTTGGCGATGGCCGAGGCCGCGCGCTTCGACGGCAAGCCGGGCAGCCTCCTTCTTGCACCCGCATTCGACGGCGCCGCCGCCCGCGCCTTCTTCGGCGTCGAGGACGCAGAGGCGAAAAAGCGCGACGCCTTTCTGGCCGGCAAGCTCGCGGCGGCGCTGCCGCCGGGGCTCTACCGGCTGGGGGAGGGCGTCGCCGATCCCGAACAGGCGGCGCTCGCCTTTCTTCTCGCAAGCTACGCCTTCACCCGCTATGTCACGCCCAAGGGCGACGCGCCGCGCCTTTGCGCGCCCGAGGGAGTGGACCGCGCGCGTGTGGAACGCATCGCCGCCGCCGCCGCGCTCGGCCGTGATCTCGTGAATACGCCGGCGAACGACATGGGGCCCGAGGCGCTGGCGGAGGCTGCGCTGACGCTCGCCGCGAAACACGGCGCGCAGGCGCGCGCGATCGTCGGCGACGCCCTGCTTGCCGAAAATTTCCCGCTCATCCACGCGGTCGGCCGCGCGGCCGCGCAAGCGCCGCGCCTGGTCGAATTCACGCATGGACCCGAAGACGGGCTGAAGGTGACGCTCGTCGGCAAGGGCGTGTGTTTCGACTCGGGCGGCCTCGACATCAAGCCGTCGTCCGCCATGGCGCTCATGAAGAAGGACATGGGCGGCGCGGCAACGGCGCTGGCGCTGGCCGCAATGCTCATGGACGCCGCCATTCCCGTGCGGCTGCGCGTGCTGCTGCCCATCGTCGAGAATTCGATCTCGTCGAACGCTTTCCGCACGAGCGACATCTACCGCAGCCGCAAGGGGCTCACCGTCGAGATCGGCAACACCGACGCGGAGGGGCGTCTCATTCTCGCCGACGCGCTCGCCTATGCGAGCGAGGATCAGCCAGACCTCCTCTTCGACTTCGCGACGCTCACCGGCGCCGCGCGCGTGGCGCTCGGACCGGAATTGCCGCCCTTCTATACGGGCGACGACGCGCTCGCCGAGGCGATTTCCGCGCACGGCCGCGCGACGAATGATCCCGTCTGGCGCATGCCGCTCTGGGAGAATTACGACAGCGGCCTCGACGGCAAGATCTCCGATGTCGTGAGCGTGACGAGCGGAGGATTCTCGGGCTCCATCGTCGCGGCGCTGTTCCTGCGCCGCTTCGTCGCCGATCCGGCGCGCTGGGCGCATTTCGACGTCTATTGCTGGAACCCCTCGACGAAGCCGGGCCGTCCGGAGGGAGGCGAGGTGCAGAGCGCACGGCTGCTCTATGACCTCATCGAGAAGCGCGCGAAGGAAAGGGCGACGGCATGA
- a CDS encoding tetratricopeptide repeat protein — translation MTKAPPAPSRVVCALALAASLCLSACNRPSLGDITGSISRDSATLPQDETALRRFAEEWGRRYDRNPRDKTTAMTYARALHALDQNAQAVAVMQGLAIAYPEDMKVLGAYGKALADAGRLTQAAEVLEKAHTPERPDWSILSVQGSISDQLGDHDGARRYYEAALKIRPNDPHVLSNLGLSYALSKNLPRAEETLRLAVSQPAADARVRQNLALVLALQGKFSEAEEWSQRDLSPADAARNVAAIREMISQSDAWREIQAGAGKKYGAAR, via the coding sequence GTGACAAAGGCGCCCCCCGCCCCGTCCCGCGTCGTCTGCGCTCTGGCGCTCGCCGCATCGCTTTGCCTTTCAGCCTGCAACAGACCCTCACTTGGCGACATTACCGGCTCCATCAGCCGAGATTCCGCCACTCTTCCACAGGACGAAACGGCGCTGCGACGCTTCGCGGAGGAATGGGGGCGTCGCTATGACAGAAACCCTCGGGACAAGACCACCGCGATGACTTACGCCAGGGCGCTGCACGCTCTGGACCAGAACGCGCAGGCCGTCGCCGTGATGCAGGGGCTGGCGATCGCCTATCCCGAGGATATGAAGGTGCTTGGCGCCTATGGCAAGGCGCTTGCGGATGCAGGCCGGCTGACCCAGGCGGCCGAAGTGCTGGAGAAGGCGCATACGCCAGAGCGGCCCGACTGGTCCATTCTGTCGGTCCAGGGCTCGATATCCGATCAACTCGGCGACCACGACGGCGCCCGAAGATATTACGAAGCCGCGCTGAAAATTCGCCCGAACGATCCTCATGTCCTGTCAAATCTCGGGCTCTCCTACGCCTTGTCGAAGAACTTGCCGCGCGCCGAAGAGACGCTGCGTCTCGCCGTGAGCCAGCCTGCCGCGGATGCGCGCGTGCGCCAAAATCTTGCGTTGGTGCTCGCGCTTCAGGGGAAATTCTCCGAGGCGGAGGAATGGTCGCAACGCGACCTGTCGCCCGCCGACGCGGCGCGCAACGTCGCCGCCATCCGCGAGATGATCTCGCAATCGGACGCCTGGCGCGAGATCCAGGCTGGAGCCGGGAAGAAGTACGGCGCGGCAAGATAG
- a CDS encoding O-antigen ligase family protein encodes MNDAMSSRRMLIAGSSRARMEARATLLMRLSLVLIAFLLNGDFHPNLIPAGHDPNSQQTMGLAFWLVILACSFFLTPILEIEWSAGLYVVFAFFGLAMASAFWAEEVQTSLLKSVAQLIILIGAWRLVLTFPWPEITNCIQLGLFAICALSAATAIFVPSIGVLSDYMHGGQWSGLFSSKQTLGICAAMLLFFSGFQLMHAARFAPYGWISVAVSVLCLLASGSRGGGVVAVTAIAAIYLMSKWRSFARALAFAPFVMGVAATGVIAYLLYTQNRYLVVFGSNLDITERTFIWHHALSFLGRFPWFGAGVNGFWTQDVVRDLFTERYKWFLDNYHSGYIAIIMETGVVGYALFLLANLSFAFRVEELSRKPRVSMSEISFCVGYLFLVFVIDFTETYFLRSTNIAATQIIMVMAFVFARPTTASQASAPDATICLGAQRRRQATRAGALGGMG; translated from the coding sequence GTGAATGACGCCATGTCTTCGAGACGCATGCTGATCGCCGGGTCCTCGCGGGCGCGCATGGAAGCGCGCGCAACGCTCCTCATGCGGCTGTCGCTGGTCCTTATCGCTTTTCTCCTCAACGGCGATTTCCATCCCAACCTCATCCCCGCCGGCCATGACCCGAATTCGCAGCAAACAATGGGCCTCGCCTTTTGGCTCGTGATCCTTGCGTGCAGCTTCTTCCTGACGCCGATTCTCGAAATCGAGTGGAGCGCCGGGCTTTACGTCGTTTTTGCCTTTTTCGGACTGGCGATGGCCTCGGCCTTTTGGGCGGAAGAGGTGCAGACCAGCTTGCTCAAGTCCGTCGCGCAACTCATCATCCTCATCGGCGCGTGGCGTCTCGTACTCACATTTCCGTGGCCTGAGATCACGAACTGCATACAGCTCGGACTCTTCGCAATCTGCGCCCTCTCGGCGGCGACGGCGATCTTCGTCCCGAGCATCGGCGTGCTGAGCGATTACATGCATGGCGGGCAGTGGAGCGGTCTTTTTTCCTCCAAGCAGACTTTGGGAATTTGCGCCGCAATGCTGCTCTTTTTCTCGGGATTCCAGCTCATGCACGCGGCGCGATTTGCTCCATACGGCTGGATTTCCGTCGCAGTCTCGGTTCTCTGCCTGCTCGCCTCGGGTTCGCGAGGCGGCGGCGTCGTGGCCGTCACAGCGATCGCAGCAATCTATCTCATGAGCAAATGGCGCTCCTTCGCGCGCGCCCTGGCTTTTGCGCCTTTCGTCATGGGAGTCGCGGCAACTGGCGTCATCGCCTATCTGCTTTATACGCAGAACCGCTATCTGGTGGTTTTCGGCTCGAATCTCGACATCACCGAACGAACGTTCATCTGGCATCACGCATTGAGCTTTTTAGGGCGCTTTCCGTGGTTTGGAGCCGGCGTCAACGGCTTTTGGACGCAAGACGTCGTCAGAGATCTGTTCACGGAACGCTACAAGTGGTTCCTCGACAATTATCATAGCGGCTACATAGCCATCATCATGGAGACAGGGGTCGTCGGCTATGCACTCTTTCTGCTTGCCAATCTTTCCTTTGCTTTCCGCGTTGAAGAGCTGAGCCGAAAGCCTCGCGTTTCGATGAGCGAGATTTCATTTTGCGTCGGCTACCTGTTCCTGGTTTTCGTCATCGACTTCACGGAAACATATTTCCTGCGCTCGACGAACATCGCGGCGACGCAAATCATCATGGTCATGGCCTTTGTATTTGCACGGCCCACGACCGCTTCGCAGGCCTCCGCGCCGGACGCCACGATCTGCCTCGGCGCCCAGAGACGCCGCCAGGCCACGCGCGCGGGGGCGCTCGGAGGGATGGGCTGA
- a CDS encoding glycoside hydrolase family 5 protein yields the protein MRRIYKSVAVLPSLFAAGAWALASDPSPDVTHLRRGVNILGYDGIWEGGADNPFRMSDFKRIRQAGFDHVRVNFFGFRYFDKKGALDERVLGILDSVFDHANAEGLWVVLDQHDNEGCQIEPEGCKTRLASFWRQISARYKGKRPGLVYEILNEPGGAMSHAQWNDALAEALATIRAKEPERLVIVGALNTSDMAAVGKLALPAGDRRLIVTVHYYDPYRFTFQGASWSEEFSKVRNVAWGADASRQKIADDFAVVARWSKAENRPVYLGEFGAMETAPPLSRADWTRHVARTAESLGWGWAYWQFDHDFSLTEAVTREWNKPLLDALIK from the coding sequence ATGCGCCGGATTTACAAGTCAGTCGCCGTCCTGCCTTCGCTCTTCGCAGCCGGCGCCTGGGCGCTCGCCTCCGACCCCTCGCCAGACGTGACCCATTTGAGAAGAGGCGTGAACATTCTGGGTTACGACGGCATATGGGAGGGCGGCGCCGACAATCCGTTTCGCATGTCGGATTTCAAGCGCATACGTCAGGCGGGCTTCGACCACGTTCGGGTTAATTTCTTCGGCTTCCGCTACTTCGACAAGAAAGGCGCGCTCGACGAGCGCGTGCTCGGCATATTGGACAGCGTGTTCGACCACGCGAACGCCGAAGGTCTCTGGGTCGTGCTCGACCAGCATGACAATGAAGGCTGCCAGATCGAGCCCGAGGGCTGCAAGACTCGTCTCGCCTCCTTCTGGAGACAAATCTCGGCGCGATACAAAGGCAAGAGGCCGGGCTTGGTCTATGAGATTCTCAACGAGCCTGGCGGCGCCATGAGCCATGCGCAATGGAATGACGCCCTCGCCGAGGCGCTCGCCACTATTCGGGCAAAAGAGCCGGAGCGGCTGGTCATCGTCGGAGCTCTCAATACGAGCGATATGGCGGCTGTCGGAAAGCTCGCACTCCCCGCCGGAGACAGGCGGCTGATCGTGACGGTGCATTATTACGATCCGTATCGCTTCACTTTTCAGGGAGCGAGCTGGAGCGAGGAGTTTTCCAAGGTGCGCAACGTCGCCTGGGGCGCCGACGCGTCACGCCAGAAGATTGCAGACGATTTCGCCGTGGTCGCGCGCTGGAGCAAGGCGGAAAACCGACCGGTCTATCTGGGCGAGTTCGGCGCGATGGAAACGGCGCCGCCTCTCTCGAGAGCGGACTGGACGCGCCATGTGGCCCGCACCGCCGAAAGCCTGGGATGGGGCTGGGCCTATTGGCAATTCGACCATGACTTCTCCTTGACGGAAGCCGTAACGCGCGAATGGAACAAGCCTCTCCTCGATGCATTGATCAAGTGA
- a CDS encoding GumC family protein gives MKPVTEQEFSTGWPDTRAGRAAGPPTPRALARALLLFAGRNIRRIIATGLPIAALAFGLSVFFLREYSATAVVMIDPRAARVTEKAGVLANIGADLNAIESIVQVAKSDGFVGAAVDQLELTHNPVFAGKGATEELLRQSTIKKLASRLSVARRGTTYVIDVTVKSPSAAESARVANGVAQRILDDQATLRSGLSATTAREIEKRLTELRVRVNDAERAVAEFKTKIRITDAGQGNTLLERRLAELNQQLVLAAARTAEARARYELLRKAGANAGESLPQEIQSSVLTALRAEFARLYRQSADQATVLGPRHPDVSSLNAQIANMRRQISSEVSRMISGAKSGFLEAEARESELRRQLEATQAESGELGPQMVKLTALEREAKAERAVFEELLSRQRELAQINGLEPSDVRIVSLAEPPASPSPGKIVLMLVSLGIGLSIGLASAAFREWRLPTLRTGAQAERLGGVEALAYLPVASTPSKDDPGDAEAPDLTPWLPEICRGLASPSASKEGMVILVSSSLRGEGRSTVAINLAAFLSRGGYRVLLIEADHADQMKKPARGLLDILAAKENLKSVLTPQSAYGYTLLPYGGPRAAERTDIGALMSGATLRALLKVARRWFDVVVIDGPPALEGPHAPFLAAQADRLLFIVEWNKTHRDDAAMALDRLDVAPAGVIFNKTDAAGLRLYDPDQARRLERRTRAA, from the coding sequence GTGAAACCCGTGACAGAGCAGGAATTTTCGACAGGATGGCCGGACACGCGGGCGGGCCGGGCGGCCGGGCCGCCGACGCCCCGCGCTCTGGCGCGCGCGCTTCTCCTTTTCGCTGGCCGCAACATCCGCCGGATTATCGCGACCGGACTTCCGATCGCCGCCCTCGCCTTCGGATTATCCGTCTTCTTCTTGAGGGAATATTCGGCGACGGCCGTGGTGATGATCGATCCGCGCGCCGCGCGCGTGACGGAGAAGGCCGGCGTGCTCGCCAATATAGGCGCGGACCTCAACGCGATCGAAAGCATCGTGCAGGTCGCGAAATCCGACGGGTTCGTCGGCGCCGCCGTCGACCAGCTCGAACTCACCCATAATCCCGTTTTCGCCGGCAAAGGCGCGACGGAAGAGCTTCTGCGGCAATCCACGATCAAGAAACTTGCGTCGCGCCTGAGCGTCGCGCGCCGCGGCACGACCTATGTCATCGACGTTACCGTCAAGTCGCCCTCGGCCGCCGAAAGCGCCAGAGTGGCCAATGGGGTCGCCCAGAGGATTCTCGACGATCAGGCGACCCTGCGCTCGGGCCTCAGCGCCACGACCGCCCGCGAGATCGAGAAGCGGCTGACCGAGTTGCGCGTAAGAGTCAACGACGCCGAGCGCGCCGTCGCGGAATTCAAGACGAAGATCCGGATAACCGACGCCGGACAGGGCAATACGCTGCTCGAACGGCGTCTCGCAGAACTCAACCAGCAATTGGTGCTTGCAGCCGCGCGCACGGCCGAGGCGCGGGCGCGCTACGAATTGCTGCGCAAGGCGGGCGCCAATGCCGGCGAAAGCCTGCCGCAGGAAATCCAGTCGAGCGTCCTCACGGCGCTGCGCGCCGAATTTGCGCGCCTTTACCGGCAATCCGCGGATCAGGCGACGGTTCTTGGACCGCGCCATCCGGACGTCAGCAGCCTGAACGCCCAGATCGCAAATATGCGGCGGCAGATCAGCAGCGAAGTCAGCCGCATGATTTCCGGTGCGAAGAGTGGTTTCCTCGAAGCCGAGGCGCGAGAATCCGAGCTGAGGCGCCAGCTCGAGGCGACACAGGCGGAAAGCGGCGAGCTGGGGCCGCAAATGGTCAAACTCACGGCGCTCGAGCGTGAAGCCAAGGCGGAGCGTGCGGTTTTCGAGGAGCTGCTCAGCCGGCAGAGAGAATTGGCCCAGATCAACGGCCTTGAACCGAGCGACGTGCGCATTGTCTCCCTCGCCGAACCGCCGGCGAGCCCTTCGCCCGGCAAGATCGTCCTCATGCTCGTCAGCCTGGGGATCGGCCTTTCCATCGGCCTCGCTTCAGCGGCTTTTCGAGAGTGGCGACTGCCGACGCTGAGGACAGGCGCGCAGGCGGAAAGACTGGGCGGCGTCGAGGCGCTCGCCTATCTCCCGGTGGCGTCCACGCCGTCGAAGGACGATCCCGGCGACGCCGAGGCGCCCGATCTGACCCCGTGGCTGCCAGAAATCTGCCGTGGCCTCGCCTCGCCCAGCGCCAGCAAGGAGGGCATGGTCATTCTGGTTTCCTCATCGCTCCGAGGCGAGGGACGCTCCACCGTCGCCATCAATCTCGCGGCGTTTCTGTCGCGCGGCGGCTACCGCGTCCTGCTGATCGAGGCCGACCACGCCGACCAGATGAAAAAGCCGGCCCGTGGCCTCCTCGACATTCTGGCGGCGAAGGAAAACCTCAAATCCGTCCTGACCCCGCAATCAGCCTACGGCTACACGCTCCTGCCTTACGGCGGGCCCCGCGCGGCGGAGCGGACCGATATCGGCGCGCTGATGAGCGGCGCGACCCTGCGCGCGCTGCTGAAAGTCGCGCGCCGGTGGTTCGATGTCGTCGTCATCGACGGGCCGCCGGCGCTCGAAGGGCCTCATGCGCCCTTCCTCGCCGCACAGGCCGACAGGCTCCTTTTCATCGTCGAGTGGAACAAGACGCATCGCGACGACGCCGCGATGGCGCTGGATCGTCTCGACGTGGCTCCGGCCGGCGTCATCTTCAACAAGACCGACGCCGCGGGCCTGCGCCTCTATGATCCCGATCAGGCCCGCCGACTCGAACGCCGGACGCGCGCCGCCTGA